In the genome of Pseudanabaena mucicola str. Chao 1806, the window TGTGTAGTTTTAGATCACTGCTTTCCATATATGTATTTTAACAGCGATCGCGAATTGCTTGAGGATGCTTGAAATAGACCTACATCTATTTCGATAACTTAGGCGATCGCTTGCCAGTATTTGGCGTTTATAAATCTTTCCAAATGTCCCACGTTTGTTGTCGCTACTACGACAATGCGATCGCCCTGTGATTCGGCAATTAGTGATGCTTGCGCGGCAAGGATGACATCGCCATCTAGGGATTCTGGACTGGCTGTTGGTTTACCTGTCTGTCTTGCTTCTGCCCAAAATTCAGCAGCTTTCAACATCGTTGCTGTAGTCAGGGGTTGATATTCGAGCCGTGATTTCCAGTCATCTAATCTCTGTATGCCCTCTATACGCTTAGCTCTGATCAATTCTCTTCTAACTTCATAATCAGCTATTTCTGGCAAAATTACGCGGTAATTCTTTAAAAGCAATTCTTTCATCCATTGCCGACATTCTAAATTTAGTGATGTAGCTTTAGGGTTTGTCAAAATTCCCAAAGGACCAGCATCAAGTAAAACTATCATTTAAGCTGCTTGCAATGGTCGGCTATGTTTTTGATTTTCAGGTAAGTTTTGTTGAAGACATTCGTAGGTTTCACGTTGTTCTTCAGCGTCGCCTTCTTCTACCCATTCATCAAGTAGAGCTATTAAGGCTTGGTTACGCTGCATCTGTTCTTCGGGTGTCCTTGTTGGCAATATGTAAACGCCTTCAGCATTAACGTAGGGCTGATTGGTGGGGATGGTTGGCTCTGGTTTGGTTGTGATAATTGATGAGTTGGGTTTGCCCAACCATTGCTGTAGTTGCGTAACTACTACTTCAGTAATCACTGCTTTGAGATCTTCTATGGTCAGATCTGTAATTCTTTTTTGGTTCATTTCGCACCTCCTAAGAGATCTCAAGCGTTTACTAGCTATATATTACATCATATAAATCGCTGTTTTACGATGCGATCATCTTAGAGCTTATGCCAAAGCATATCCAGTATGCTCTCTCACTTGAGGCGGATGAAAAGCTAGGACAATATGATCTTTGGGAACTCCTGCTGCAACTAGTTCATCAGTAATTCCATCTTCAATACCATCATAGTGAATCCAGATTTTGTCATTACGAATTTCGGCATGAACAACACATCCATGTACTCGCCGACTGTTTTCCCATCCTTCGCGCATCAGCATGAAATGGTTGCGATCGCGGCTAACGACAACGTAAGCACTCACGTCTCCATAACGATATGGAAGATCGGCATAGTATTGGAGCAAAGTTTCTAGGGTTTTGCGCCATGAGTCTAGGGTGTTATCTGTGGTTGCCATTGAATTATGTCCTCATGATCTGGGTCAAAAACAATAAGACGAAAATCTGGTTCTTACAATTAAAACTCAATATGTATCAGGATAAATGATCAAGTATCACAATATTGTGATTTAATGTAGTGAAATTATCGTAGTGATGGGTGTGCCGAAAGCGCAAATTATTTTCTATGAAGAGGATTTAGATAATGGCTAAGACTAGTGATGCACTTAAAATCATTGATGGTTTGACTAGTGATGATTCTGAAATGGAGAATCTGATTAGGGAAGCTTCGCTTAATGCGATTGTGGCTCAACTTATCTATGAGGCGAGGACTGCTAGGGGTTTGACGCAGAAACAACTTGCCGATCGCGTTGGCACTAAGCAATCGGCGATCGCTAGGCTTGAGGATGCTGATTATGATGGTCATTCTCTGTCAATGTTACAGAAAATTGCTGGCGCTCTCAATCAAAAAGTTGAAATTAAGTTTTCAGCGATCGCTTCTTGAGATGAGGTTGATGTCACCCTAAATCCCTATATTTTTACTTTATAATCTGTTCAATTTCTTGGCAAATTTCTTCTATAAATGGTGCATTTGACGAAACTATATTGTTCTCCTGTTGTTGATGCTTATGATGT includes:
- a CDS encoding type II toxin-antitoxin system VapC family toxin, with amino-acid sequence MIVLLDAGPLGILTNPKATSLNLECRQWMKELLLKNYRVILPEIADYEVRRELIRAKRIEGIQRLDDWKSRLEYQPLTTATMLKAAEFWAEARQTGKPTASPESLDGDVILAAQASLIAESQGDRIVVVATTNVGHLERFINAKYWQAIA
- a CDS encoding XisI protein, with amino-acid sequence MATTDNTLDSWRKTLETLLQYYADLPYRYGDVSAYVVVSRDRNHFMLMREGWENSRRVHGCVVHAEIRNDKIWIHYDGIEDGITDELVAAGVPKDHIVLAFHPPQVREHTGYALA
- a CDS encoding helix-turn-helix domain-containing protein translates to MAKTSDALKIIDGLTSDDSEMENLIREASLNAIVAQLIYEARTARGLTQKQLADRVGTKQSAIARLEDADYDGHSLSMLQKIAGALNQKVEIKFSAIAS